The DNA region TACCGTGGGGTAGACGATCGCCGTTGCTTTGGCCACTCGCGATCGACGACACCAGAACAGCCCCAGGGGAGCCGCTGTTCTTAAATCAACTTGCTGCCAGCGATAAATGCCCCGTTTTACCGCCAGATAGCTGCCGATCCAGTGATGCGTGCTGTGAGCCGGAATGATCTCAATGGAGTGTTGGATGGTTGAACCTAACGATTCCGGCAGATAATCCTGCATTTGCAGCAGAGATTTAGGCTGGGAACTGTGGTTTTCGATGACCAGTTCCACCATCACCTGATCGCCCGCACTGACTGGATGGATGGGCACTCGCCACACTGAGAGCGATCGCAGCATCCGTTCTGGTAACAGGGCCGCGATCACTAGCAATGCCACTCCTATGCCGCTGATGACATACAACCAACCAGACAGAGTATTAGTCGCTGCAATAAAGAAGAAAATGGATAAGCTCCCCAGTAGCCAGCCGCTATAGGCAGGAGCCACCCAGTGAGTTTCTAACCAGGCTGCTATCCGCTGACTCAGTCTCATAAGTAAATAAAACTTCCCACGCTAAGGGTTCCCAAGCTCAAGAACTCTTTACAAAAACTTTAACATTCATCTTTTTGCAAAAGAATTAAGTGAAAATCTTAAGACTGTAGGCGACAAAAGAAAGATCAGGACTCTTACGGGGATAAACCGATACAATGGGTGGAATTAAAATAAAGCCCTTATAATAATGTGATTAATTTCATCAGCATCTTAGGTCGGGCCAGCGCCCTATCTCAACGCTAGTTTTCCCATAATTCTACTGACAATTCCTTCGCTGCTAGAGCTTAATGACTTTTCCAATGCGTGATTCCAGGGAGGCACCCATGACCAGTTCCGCCACACCTCGACACAATGAAGGTTCGATGCCTGTGCCCCCTCCCCCTCCGGCACCAGCCCCAACAGCAGTAGCTAAGCCGAGAAGTACAATTGAGCAAATGGTGCGGGATGCTTTTACCCGTCAGGCTTCTGATATCCATATTCGGGTGGGCGAAGTTCCCAGATATCGAATTCAGGGTCAAATGGTGCAACTGCGCGATCAGGTAAAGGTCACGCCGCAACTATTTGAGCAATATCTGGCGGAGATCTTGACTCCCCACCAGCGTCAGTTATTTGCTGCCAATAAGGAATTGGATACCGCCATTTTTTATCCCGGCCTGGTTCGTTGCCGGGTGAACTGTTTTGACTCCCTCACAGGCGGCGCGATCGTGCTCCGGTTAATTTCCCTGGAAGTTCCTTCTATTGATGGGCTGGGGTTACCCCAAGTATTGAAGTACCTGTCCAGTCAGTCTCAAGGATTGATCCTGGTTACGGGGCCAACCGGATCCGGGAAATCGACCACGCTGGCGGCCATGATCCGGCACATGAATGAGACGAGTACCCGCCACATTGTAACGATCGAAGATCCGATTGAATATGTCCACACCTCCCACAAGTGCCTGATCAGCCAGCGGGAAGTGGGGTTGCATACGCTGGAATTCCAGAGTGCGCTGCGATCGGTGTTGCGGGAAGACCCGGATGTGATTCTGATTGGGGAAATGCGCGATCGCATCACGGTTGATACAGCCCTGAAAGCGGCGCAAACGGGTCACTTAGTGTTGGGAACGCTGCACACCCGCAATGCCATTAATGCACTTAACCGTCTGCTGAACATTTACAACCCAGATGAGCAGCCCGCCATGCGGATCCAGATTACGGAATCCCTGATCTCGATCATTGCCCAGATGCTGATTCCAACAACCGATGGACGCCGCACGGCGGCTCATGAAATCTTGATCAACACGCCTGCAATGGCGGATTACCTGCTGAAGGGTAACGAATCAGAAGCCTTCCAGTTGATGGAAACCGGAGCCAATGAAGGGATGCAGGTGATGAATCAAGTTCTCTGCGATCTGGTGCTGCTGGGCAAGATCAGTCCAGATGAAGCGGTGAAAGCCTCTCCGGATGCGGGAGATCTCCGTCGCCGAGTCCGCAATGAAGGCTACGATCCATCTCGTTCCTCCAACCGGGAATTTCTGCACAATACCCCGTAGCTTCGTAGGCTGGGTGAGCGCAGCGTAACGCATCTTTCTCAGAAGATAGGCAGATATGGGATGCGTTATGGCTACCGTCTGGCCTATCCTACTTCTTGGGTTTAGCGGGTGTAGCAATGCCGTAGCGGATTAACGTGGCTTCCAGTGCTTTCAGGAAGGCAAAGTCTTGCTCTGCCAGGGGAAATGGCTGGCTATGACCATCAGATGCTTGCTGCAGAAAGGCAAAGGCTTGCCGAAATTCTTTAGAGGTAGCGGCAATGGGGGCATCAAAGTGGCAGGGAATGATCTGGTGAAAATCCCACTGGGCAACCCGATCGCACCATTCCAGAACCTGTTGGGGGGCCTGAACCAGAATCAGAATTTGCAGAATCGGAGCCACAAAAGGACGGCCCTGCCCCCGCAATGCCTCAAAGGATTGCTGCCAGTTTTCCTGCCAGCGCCACGGCATGAATCCCAAATAGGCTTTGAGGGAGCGATCGTGCGCCTGCAACAGATTCTGCAACGCTTGCTTCAAGCTCAGTCGTTCTACCGCACTGGGACGAAAATAGGTGGCAAATAGGGCGATCCGCTGCCATCCTTTGCGGCGGTTTTCCGGCGTATCGACGATCGGTTCCAGTGCTGAGTCACGGGCATGAAACAGGAGCGGGTAAGGCTCCAGTTGCAC from Leptodesmis sichuanensis A121 includes:
- a CDS encoding type IV pilus twitching motility protein PilT — its product is MTSSATPRHNEGSMPVPPPPPAPAPTAVAKPRSTIEQMVRDAFTRQASDIHIRVGEVPRYRIQGQMVQLRDQVKVTPQLFEQYLAEILTPHQRQLFAANKELDTAIFYPGLVRCRVNCFDSLTGGAIVLRLISLEVPSIDGLGLPQVLKYLSSQSQGLILVTGPTGSGKSTTLAAMIRHMNETSTRHIVTIEDPIEYVHTSHKCLISQREVGLHTLEFQSALRSVLREDPDVILIGEMRDRITVDTALKAAQTGHLVLGTLHTRNAINALNRLLNIYNPDEQPAMRIQITESLISIIAQMLIPTTDGRRTAAHEILINTPAMADYLLKGNESEAFQLMETGANEGMQVMNQVLCDLVLLGKISPDEAVKASPDAGDLRRRVRNEGYDPSRSSNREFLHNTP